The DNA sequence CCGCCCACGAGGCCATCGAGCACGTACGATCCCAAAGACAAGGATCATTTCAAAATGATGAACAGGAACAGGTTGTAATCGATCTGGAGGCAAGACTCAAGACGGTGTAGACAATCTAGAACAGTCCTATTGTGCTGTACTgctgcgtttttttctttttctgtggGATGTATGTACTGTATGTGTGTTGTGCTCTAGAAATTCCATTCATCTTTCATTGTCATAGATGGTCGTTTTCTCTAAGATGCAACTGAAAGTAAGAACAATATATTTTATATGTTAATTTCGCTCCTTTGCAATGGACTGCTTTTCTGGAATAACAATTTCCATAGCTTCTGGTTCTTTTGCTTTCCTTTgcactagaaaaaaaaacgagataAGAGCTTGATACTAATAAAAACAAGTCCGCTTACCCTTCGTTATAGGTGGAGCCAAAAGATGAATATTcttttcgacttctttaACATCTTCTTCCTTTGCCAACTCCTTCCCAGCTTTGAGCCTAGTAGACAAGACTTGTTCTTTATGCAATACATCCTAGGATTAACGACCTAATACCTTTTCCGAATGTAATGCTTCTGTCTCTTCAATTTgatgtcttcaattcgtttcaTTGCACCcactaaataaaaagaaattacaTTGGAAGTAGATATCTTTATCTCTGGGTTTTTACTGGTTTGTTTCCATAGATGTCTTCTATATTTAACCGGAACGTTTCGCTTCATCTCGAATTCGAGAGAATGGTCCTGTGTAGGGAACGCGTTGTCATCTgagcgagaaaaaggaaaattgcTCCTTACGACGGCCAGTTCTTTTCCCGCTGTCTTTCTGTGTGCTTTCGTCCATCGAACTCGACGCGgatttcgcttcttcttgaaCGCTTTGTGACATTTGGCACGGCAAAATCGAAAGATCTGTAAAGGTGCACGTGGTTTCCTAAAGAGGCCTCGGTTCGATGACGCTTCATACCTTGCTGTCGTTTCTCACAAACTGAATCCCGTGGCCGGGATATACAGTAGAAGAGCAGAAAAAGCACTTTTCTAAGCGCATTACTTCGCGTGCGCAGACTTGCGTAGACTTGCGCGCGCTTTCTAGT is a window from the Oscarella lobularis chromosome 10, ooOscLobu1.1, whole genome shotgun sequence genome containing:
- the LOC136192427 gene encoding probable ribosome biogenesis protein RLP24, whose protein sequence is MRLEKCFFCSSTVYPGHGIQFVRNDSKIFRFCRAKCHKAFKKKRNPRRVRWTKAHRKTAGKELAVDHSLEFEMKRNVPVKYRRHLWKQTMGAMKRIEDIKLKRQKHYIRKRLKAGKELAKEEDVKEVEKNIHLLAPPITKVQRKAKEPEAMEIVIPEKQSIAKERN